The proteins below are encoded in one region of Acetoanaerobium noterae:
- a CDS encoding CD1247 N-terminal domain-containing protein — MQHLYEKVSYLRGLCDGMELSKESKEGKVLAAVIETLDEFADAIVELYEEQQELSEYVDSIDEDLSEIEDELYEDEGLEFVQLQCPSCGEEVEVDEDLLYDETQDIVCPACNEVIIHAEDDKDEE; from the coding sequence ATGCAGCATTTATATGAAAAGGTTTCTTATCTTAGAGGTCTTTGTGATGGAATGGAATTGTCTAAAGAGAGTAAAGAAGGCAAGGTTTTAGCTGCTGTTATTGAAACTTTGGATGAGTTTGCAGATGCAATAGTTGAGCTGTATGAGGAGCAACAAGAGTTATCTGAGTATGTGGATTCAATCGATGAAGATTTATCTGAAATCGAAGACGAGCTATACGAAGATGAAGGCTTGGAATTTGTTCAATTACAGTGCCCTTCATGCGGTGAAGAGGTAGAAGTTGATGAAGACTTACTTTATGACGAAACTCAAGATATTGTTTGTCCTGCATGCAACGAAGTGATTATTCACGCAGAAGATGATAAGGACGAGGAATAG
- the efp gene encoding elongation factor P, with translation MISASDFRKGVTFEIDGQPYLVVDFQHVKPGKGAAFVRTKYRNLKSGVLREEAFNPNDKFPKATIETKEMEYLYNDGELYYFMDAETYEQIPLNYSQVEEAIKFLKENDKALIRFYQGNAFQVEAPNFVELEILDTEPGVKGDTATNVTKAATVETGAIVQVPLFVNIGDKIKIDTRSGEYLSRV, from the coding sequence ATGATTTCTGCAAGTGATTTTAGAAAGGGAGTAACTTTTGAAATAGATGGACAACCGTATTTAGTTGTTGATTTTCAACATGTTAAGCCTGGTAAGGGTGCAGCTTTTGTTAGAACAAAATATAGAAATCTTAAGTCTGGAGTTTTAAGAGAAGAAGCTTTTAATCCAAACGATAAATTTCCAAAGGCTACAATAGAAACTAAAGAAATGGAATATCTATACAATGATGGAGAATTATATTACTTCATGGATGCTGAAACATACGAGCAAATTCCATTGAACTATTCTCAGGTTGAAGAAGCAATAAAATTTCTAAAAGAAAACGATAAAGCTTTAATTCGTTTTTATCAAGGAAATGCTTTCCAAGTGGAAGCACCTAACTTTGTCGAACTTGAGATACTAGACACAGAGCCAGGAGTAAAGGGTGATACAGCTACAAATGTTACAAAAGCTGCTACCGTTGAAACTGGAGCTATTGTCCAAGTACCTCTGTTTGTAAATATTGGAGATAAAATAAAAATCGATACACGTTCAGGAGAATATTTATCCCGCGTGTAA
- a CDS encoding chemotaxis protein — MTEDKKGILLETGTGELEILEFTVKNTHYAINVIKIKEILEIDYVTKVPKSNPALIGLTMVRGDVIPLIDMNYVLEKEFTPINGKIKTLLCEFNQLKVAFCVDEVHGIHRIGWNLIKKPDMVIENSDSLIIGNITLGERIIMLLDFEKIVTDIAPSTGINESRIGNITKKDRMGIKLILSDDSPMIRQLLDDVLTKAGFGNMKFFNDGQQAWHYLDNLASEKGNRFIEDVQILITDIEMPQMDGHTLTRKIKEHKILRTLPVIIFSSLITDDLKHKGESVKADAQMSKPEVENLVGVIDKLIEKINNVK; from the coding sequence ATGACAGAAGACAAAAAAGGGATATTACTTGAAACGGGAACTGGCGAGCTTGAAATTCTTGAATTTACTGTAAAAAACACACATTATGCAATTAATGTAATAAAAATCAAAGAAATATTAGAGATTGATTATGTTACAAAAGTTCCAAAATCAAATCCAGCCTTAATAGGCTTGACAATGGTCCGTGGTGATGTAATTCCTCTCATAGACATGAACTACGTACTTGAAAAGGAATTTACTCCTATTAATGGAAAAATTAAAACTCTTCTTTGTGAGTTCAATCAATTAAAAGTTGCTTTTTGCGTAGATGAAGTTCATGGTATTCATAGAATCGGCTGGAATTTAATAAAAAAACCAGATATGGTCATTGAAAATAGCGATTCTTTAATAATAGGAAACATAACCCTAGGAGAAAGAATCATAATGCTACTCGACTTCGAAAAAATTGTAACTGATATTGCTCCTTCGACAGGTATAAACGAAAGCCGTATAGGAAATATAACAAAAAAAGATCGTATGGGTATAAAATTGATTCTTTCTGATGATTCTCCTATGATTCGTCAGCTTTTAGATGATGTATTAACTAAAGCAGGCTTTGGTAATATGAAATTTTTTAACGATGGTCAGCAAGCGTGGCATTATCTAGACAACTTAGCTTCTGAAAAGGGTAATCGCTTTATTGAAGATGTTCAAATTTTAATTACAGATATTGAAATGCCTCAAATGGATGGACATACTCTTACAAGAAAAATTAAAGAACATAAAATATTAAGAACACTTCCTGTAATAATATTCTCATCTCTTATAACAGATGACTTAAAACATAAAGGTGAATCTGTAAAAGCTGATGCTCAGATGAGCAAGCCAGAGGTTGAAAATTTGGTGGGAGTGATTGACAAGTTAATAGAAAAGATTAATAACGTAAAATAA